AAGAAGAAGGAGTCCGCCGGTTTCCTCAGTGCCGAACAGGCCCGCTTTATTTATGAGATTATGGAACGGGAGCAGGAATCACAGCGGGTCATCCATGAGCAGATCCACAACCTCTCCAGGCTCCAGCAGGAGGTGCGTGCGGTGATCGATCCCTTCCGCAACAGTGTGAAGGGGCTCACGGAGGGGAACAGCAAGGTGGAGCAGCTTCTCCTGCCGCTGCCGGACAAGATGCAGGAGATGGCCAGTCGTACGGAGCAGATGGACGATATCGTCAATTCGATCCAGGGGTTCGCGAAGCACACGAAGGTGCTGGGGTTGAACGCATCCATCGAGGCCTCCCGAGCCGGTGAGGCGGGGAAGGGGTTCTCTGTCGTGGCGGAGCAGGTGCGGCAGCTCGCCGATGATATCGCACGATCGACGCTGCATATCAGCGAAACACTCACCGGATTCGGCGTGATGCTCCCCGAGCTGAAAGAACCTGTTCAGGAGATCACGACACTGGCCAAGGGCCGCGTGGACCAGATCGCCGGCCTGGATGACTTCATCGATTCGCTTGTTCACTCGCTCGAAGAGATGCTGCAGGTGGAGCGGAACCTCTCCGCCCTGGCTGACGGGGAGGAGTGAGAGGACAGTGCGCAGAAGCGGTAGGGAACATTCCCTACCGCTTGTAGTAGTTGGTTTGTTTCGGAACAGGCCGCCTCCGGATAGTGGAAGACCCGTCTTCCGAAACCTCCACGGGCCGTTGATCGCTCTGTTCGTCGTCTTTCTGCCGTTTGCGGCGGACAGGCCCCTGGGGGGAGGAGGATTGCGGCTGCCCCCGCGATCCCAGGATGCTTTCGATCTTTCGGCCCTCGGGGTGCGCATCGCCTGCCGGAAAGCCGGTGGCGATGACCGTGATCTCCACGGCGTCCTCGAGCTGCTCGTTCATATTGTGTCCCCAGATGATGGTTGCCTCTTCATCTGCCGCTTCCGTGATCAGGGAGGCGGCTTCGTTGACCTCGTTGAGTTTCATGTCCTGGGAACCGGATATGGTGAACAGGACCCCCTTGGCCCCACGGAGGCTTGTTTCCAGAAGCGGACAGGAGATGGCACGGCGGGAGGCGATACTGACCCGTTCCTCCCCCCGGGCTTTGCCCGTACCGAAAAAGGCCGTTCCCGCGTCGGAGAGCACGGTTCTGACATCGGCAAAATCCACATTGATCAGCCCCGGGCTGACGATCAGATCGATCACGCCCGCCACAGCCTTGCTGAGGATGTCGTCGACCATGGAAAAGGCGTCCAGCAGGGATGTGTTGGAGTGGACGATGTCGAGAAGCCTGTCGTTGGGGATCACGACCAGTGCGTCCACGGCATCGCGGAGCTCCTGGAGCCCCTCCTGTGCCTGTTTCATTCTCCGTTGGCCCTCGAAGGTAAAGGGGCGCGTAACGATCCCGACGGTCAATGCGCCTACGTCACGTGCGGCCTTGGCGACCACGGGGGCAGCCCCGGTTCCCGTCCCGCCGCCCAGCCCGGCGGTGAGAAAGACCATATCGGCTCCCTCCAGGGAGCCCTTGATCTCCTTGGCGGACTCCATCGCTGCCTTGCAGCCGATTTCCGGATTGGCCCCAGCTCCAAGCCCCTTTGTCAGCTCCAGTCCCACCGGAATCTTCGTGTCTGCCGATGACTGCTCGAGATGGGCCATATCGGTGTTGATCGCCAAATAATTGACGTCGCGCCGCTGGGTGGTGATCATGTGGTTCAGCGCATTCCCTCCACCGCCCCCTATGCCGACAACCCGCAGATCTTCCTTTCCGGGCTCCTTGGGCGCGGCGGCAAAGCTTCCAAACTGATTGCGGCCTCTCATGGGGTCGGAATCCTCCCCTTCACTTGTCTTGGGTTCTGTTGTTCGGCGTCCTGCCTACGCCATGCATTCTAGCACTTCTTTCTCTTTGACGAGAACCGCCCATGCTATAATACGCAACATCTGCATCGCTGGTACCGCCAGACCTCGCCGATAGGTGGCGTTTGCTTCGTGGACTACTGGAACATTCTCTCCCGCCTGCAGGGAAAGCGTATCCTCGGCATCAATCCCCCGGTACGGGATTTTGCCTTTTTCGATCTCTGGGCGAAACCGGTTGGATTGCTGTCACTCCTGTTCCAGTTGCGGAACCAGGGAAACGCTGTGGAACTTGTTGACGCTGTCCATGAAGCGAGGACAAAGCCCATCAGCTATGGGCGGTGGAAGACAGGGCGGGAAGAGATCGCCAAACCCGCTCCATACAGGGGGACGACGCGCCGGTACTTTCATTTCGGTCTTACCGAGGATGCCCTCACCAAACGGCTGCAGGGGGTGGAACCCCCGGACCTGATACTGCTCACCTCCATGATGACCTACTGGTATCCCGGTGTCTTCTGGTGTGTCCGCGTACTTCGGAGGGTCTTCCCCGAAATTCCCATTCTCCTCGGAGGTGTCTATGCGCGGCTCTGCCCCGAGCATGCGGCCGCCTCGGGCGCCGACATGATACAGAGCGCCCCTCTGCCGGTTCAGGAAGATCCGGAGGCCTTCACGCTCTACGAGCGACCGGGATATGTGGCGGTCCGGAGTTCGAGCGGCTGTCCCTATCGTTGCTCCTACTGCGCCTCCCGGGTGCTCGACGGTTCCTACCGCCACTATCCTGTCGAGGAACTGGTTGCCGGCGTGCGTCGCGTCATCGACCGGTTCGGGTGCGCCGATCTCGCCTTTCTGGACGATGCGCTCCTGGTCGGTAAAGAGGAGCACTTCTACCCTCTCTGCGACGCGCTCCGCGCCGGCCACAGCAACCTGCGGCTGCACACACCCAACGGGCTGCACCTGCGGGAGATCGACAGCACCTGCGCAGACGTCCTCTACGGAACGGGATTCCGGACGATCCGCCTGAGCCTGGAGGGAACCGATGCATGGACCATGTCGCAGAGCTCTGCGAAAATGGAGAAGGCCCACTACTGTCGTGCGGTGGACGCCCTCCGCAGGGCGGGTTACAGGAATAGAGACCTGGAAACCTATATTCTTGTCGGGATGCCGGGGCAGAGTGTCCGGGCTATCGAGGACAGTATCGCCTTCGCGAAGGACTGCGGAGGAAGGGTGAAGCTCGCCCAGTATTCACCGATTCCGGGAACGTCGTTTTTCAGGGAAATCGCAAAGCAGGTTCCCGCCATCCGGGAGGAGCCGCTTTTGCAGAACAACACCGTCTTCGCGACCCAAGTGGGGAAGATCTTTTCGGCGGAGACCTTGCAGCGACTCAAGGATATTGCCCATGCCTGAGGAGGGTCTGCAGATGGAAAAGGAACAGGAACAGGGGCACCAGCGGTACACAGGTGACCAGAAGGGGCCTGTGCAGATGCACATCGCCACGGAGGTGCTCCATGATCTGATCGAGCTGCCCCGGAAACGCAGACTGCGCACCAAGGTGTTGTATTCCGTCAGCGTGTTCACCGGAACGGTGCTGATATGGTCGGGGCTATGGTCCATTGTCTCCACGATCCCGGTCCTGCGGATTCCTGTTGTATCGCTCCTGGTGACAGGGTACTTCTTCCACCGATAAGAGAAGGGTTGTTGACGGTGGTGCTACGGCACCGCGAGTACAGATATTGGGGTGATGGAATTGGCCCGGAAATACGCGAAGCGACTGCTCGTATTGCGCGAGGAAGTGCTGCAGTTCAAAGAGGCGGCAGAAAAGATCCAACAGCGGGAGTCCTCGTTAAGCAAGGAAGAGAACCGCTTCCTGTCGGCCCTGTCGGCGCTGGTGTCCATCAGCGGCGCAAAGGTGACCTTTCCCTATGGCTGCATGCGTTTTGTCGTCCAGATGGGTACCAAGGGGAAGTATATGACCAGCTATACACTTGAGACTCCGGACGCCGAAATGGAGGAGTATATCAACGAATTTGGGCTCTCCCAGACGACAGCGAAGAGTCTCTATATTCTGGAACATTCCGATGCCATCGTGGATGCGTGTATCGAAGCCCTGAAAGAGAGGAATGAGGATCTCAACCAGTCGATCTCCCGCCTGGACCAGACCCTCGCTTAGGAGTCTGCCGGACACCCTGGTTCCGTGATGTGTGATATGAACACAACACTGTCGGGGCGGCCACAGTGGCCGCCCCGACAGTGTTGTGTCTGTCTCCCTTTGGTTGGTGCTTATTCTTCCTTTTCGGGGAAACGTGGTGTGCTGCCCCCGGATGATGACGCGGCAGAGGGGGGCGTGTCCAGATGGACATCCATCTGGGGGTACGCGATGGTGATGTGGTGCCGGCGGAAGAGACGTGTAATGGCAAAACGCATCTCGCTCTGCACCTTGAACCCGAAGGCGGTATTCATGTCCACCCAGAAGTAGAGGTCGAAGATCAGCGCGCTGTCGCCGAAGTCCCTGAAGATGACAAAGGGCGCCGGATCCTTGAGCACCTTGATATTGCTGTTCGCCACCTGCAGGAGGAGTTCGCGTACCAGCTCGACGTCGTCATCGTAGGAGACGCCCACGGTGAGGGTGTTGCGCATGCGTTTGTCGGAGTGGGTCCAGTTGATGATCTTGTGGTCCAGCATGTAGCTGTTGGGGATCAGGACATCGATATTGTTGAAATCCCTGATCCGGGTATATCGGGAGTCCACGTCCTGCACCGAGGCCAGTGTGCCGTCGATCTCCACAATGTCGTTGATGCGGAACGGACGCTGCAGCATGATCAGCACACCGCTGATGAGATTGCTCAGCAGCTTCTGGGCGCCGAAACCAAGACCGAGGGCGAAGGCACCGCCGAGGAAGGCGAAGGCTGTGAGCGGAATGTTGACGGTCCTCAGTGCGGCGAGGGTGAAGGAGAGAACCAGGACGAAAAAGAGCCCCCGCTGGATCGCCTGCGCCGCGTCCAGCTCCACGTCGAACTTGACGAGCAATCTCCGTTGCACAAGTCTGGAAAACATCCTGCTGAACATGAATCCCAGGATGATCAGAACGAGCGCAATGAACAGCTTCCCCACGGTCACGGCGTGGTCGCCGGCGGTCCACAGCTCGTAGTACCAGATACCCAGAAGCTTTTCCTTGGAGAAGGCGGAGACCTTCTGTGCGATCTGTACGGAACCGAGTCTTGATTCTACTTCTTTGAGCAGGCGCTGATTCAGGCTCTTGACAGACCGCATCATGGCGATCAGGTTGAGGTTGTGCTGGATCGTCTCCTTCAACGCCGCCACTTCGCTCTGGATATGCGGAACAAAGGGTTTGGGCAGATTCTCCTCCTGGAGAGTGTTCTGCGCGGTGGCCATCTGTGATTGCACGGAGGACTGGAACTTCTCCTGGGAAAGGAGGCTTTCGTCGAGGCGTTTGTCGCGTTCCGCCGCATTGTCACGCAAGCTCCGCAGCTCGCCGGCGGAGTGCTTTTTCTGCAACAATGCGTAACGCTGGGTCCAGATATGCTTCCTGGTGTTGAGAAGATCCAGCATCATGTGCTTCTGCTCGAGAGCGCGCTGGTAGTAGTCCCTCCAGGCCCTCCGTTCACCAAGCTCCACCTCGGCGGCACGTTTCTCCTGTTCCTGGACCGCCTGGTCAACCTTTGTCTGTGCCCGCAGATAGGCCTTCTCCACCTTTTGCAGGTTCTCCTTGAGCCCTTCTATGCCCTTCTGGACATCCTGTATCTCCTCGTCGATGTGCTGGGTCTGCTTGTTCAGGTCCTCTTCGCTGTAGTGGAGATGCTCCTTGATCCAGGCGCTTGCCTGTTTGGTGATCTCCATTTTGTTGTCGAGAATGCTCTGTTCCGTTTCGAGGTTTGCGACGTGCCGGGTCTGGAAGGCGATCATCGCCTCTTCCACTTCTTCATTCAAAAGGGCGGAGTTGAGGTCCCAGGTGAGTTTCGGCGCAGCCTGGTCGGCGGCGACGGCGGCGACCTGTTCTTTCAGTCGCCTGATGCTCTGCTGTGTCTGGCCGAGCTGCTCCTTTGCCTTCTGGAGGCTTGTCTCGGCAAGCGTCAGGGCTGAGCTGGTGGAATCCTTCTGCTGCTGCAGGGTCTGGATGGTATCGAGATAGCTGTCGTAGAAGGAGAGCGCAAAGGGCGGCTCCTTTTCGATCCCGTAGGCCTGCTCGGCTTTTGCATCCTGAAGCCGCTGCAGCTCCTTGGCGAGGGTCTCGCTCTTATCCAGCGCGGTGAGAAGGCGTTTGTAGAGGGTCTGCAGCGTACTGAGCGTGGTCGCCCGCTGTTGCAGCTCTTCCGCAGGCACCTCCGGCGGAGGCGGCGATTCGCCGGCGGCCTGGAGATTGGCGCGTTCAATGCGTGTGTCGAGGTTCTCTATCAACGTTTCCAGCGTCTCTGGATCGGTAAGTTCCTGTTCCTTTTGTTCCGACAGCTTCACTGCCTCGGTTTTCGTTTCCTCTCCCGGCGACGGCGTTGCCTGCTGCGCGGGGATGGAGGACGCGGTACCGAACAAGAGGCACAGCATGATGGAGAGCATGCAGATTCCTGTATTGATTTGCCGGAGATTCACTGTATTTGGTGCACGCTTCATGGGTCCACTCCCTCTTCAGTTTGCAGATACGCCATCAAGGTGGCCTCAGCCCATATCGGAGGCGACAGCGATGTGTGGCTTTCCTAAAATGGCTATCGACTTTCCCGTGCTGATGAACTCCCCTTGCTTTTCCCCGGGAGAAGAAACCGGATCCCGGGGAACCAGTGTACAGCTGGTGCACCCGCAATAGAGCCGGGGTGCGCTGTTGCGGAACTGCCG
This DNA window, taken from Synergistales bacterium, encodes the following:
- a CDS encoding mechanosensitive ion channel, whose product is MKLSEQKEQELTDPETLETLIENLDTRIERANLQAAGESPPPPEVPAEELQQRATTLSTLQTLYKRLLTALDKSETLAKELQRLQDAKAEQAYGIEKEPPFALSFYDSYLDTIQTLQQQKDSTSSALTLAETSLQKAKEQLGQTQQSIRRLKEQVAAVAADQAAPKLTWDLNSALLNEEVEEAMIAFQTRHVANLETEQSILDNKMEITKQASAWIKEHLHYSEEDLNKQTQHIDEEIQDVQKGIEGLKENLQKVEKAYLRAQTKVDQAVQEQEKRAAEVELGERRAWRDYYQRALEQKHMMLDLLNTRKHIWTQRYALLQKKHSAGELRSLRDNAAERDKRLDESLLSQEKFQSSVQSQMATAQNTLQEENLPKPFVPHIQSEVAALKETIQHNLNLIAMMRSVKSLNQRLLKEVESRLGSVQIAQKVSAFSKEKLLGIWYYELWTAGDHAVTVGKLFIALVLIILGFMFSRMFSRLVQRRLLVKFDVELDAAQAIQRGLFFVLVLSFTLAALRTVNIPLTAFAFLGGAFALGLGFGAQKLLSNLISGVLIMLQRPFRINDIVEIDGTLASVQDVDSRYTRIRDFNNIDVLIPNSYMLDHKIINWTHSDKRMRNTLTVGVSYDDDVELVRELLLQVANSNIKVLKDPAPFVIFRDFGDSALIFDLYFWVDMNTAFGFKVQSEMRFAITRLFRRHHITIAYPQMDVHLDTPPSAASSSGGSTPRFPEKEE
- a CDS encoding radical SAM protein, whose translation is MDYWNILSRLQGKRILGINPPVRDFAFFDLWAKPVGLLSLLFQLRNQGNAVELVDAVHEARTKPISYGRWKTGREEIAKPAPYRGTTRRYFHFGLTEDALTKRLQGVEPPDLILLTSMMTYWYPGVFWCVRVLRRVFPEIPILLGGVYARLCPEHAAASGADMIQSAPLPVQEDPEAFTLYERPGYVAVRSSSGCPYRCSYCASRVLDGSYRHYPVEELVAGVRRVIDRFGCADLAFLDDALLVGKEEHFYPLCDALRAGHSNLRLHTPNGLHLREIDSTCADVLYGTGFRTIRLSLEGTDAWTMSQSSAKMEKAHYCRAVDALRRAGYRNRDLETYILVGMPGQSVRAIEDSIAFAKDCGGRVKLAQYSPIPGTSFFREIAKQVPAIREEPLLQNNTVFATQVGKIFSAETLQRLKDIAHA
- the ftsZ gene encoding cell division protein FtsZ translates to MRGRNQFGSFAAAPKEPGKEDLRVVGIGGGGGNALNHMITTQRRDVNYLAINTDMAHLEQSSADTKIPVGLELTKGLGAGANPEIGCKAAMESAKEIKGSLEGADMVFLTAGLGGGTGTGAAPVVAKAARDVGALTVGIVTRPFTFEGQRRMKQAQEGLQELRDAVDALVVIPNDRLLDIVHSNTSLLDAFSMVDDILSKAVAGVIDLIVSPGLINVDFADVRTVLSDAGTAFFGTGKARGEERVSIASRRAISCPLLETSLRGAKGVLFTISGSQDMKLNEVNEAASLITEAADEEATIIWGHNMNEQLEDAVEITVIATGFPAGDAHPEGRKIESILGSRGQPQSSSPQGPVRRKRQKDDEQSDQRPVEVSEDGSSTIRRRPVPKQTNYYKR